One genomic window of Denticeps clupeoides chromosome 14, fDenClu1.1, whole genome shotgun sequence includes the following:
- the batf gene encoding basic leucine zipper transcriptional factor ATF-like — protein sequence MAQGSDSNDTSYTKSPSPGNTQGAQDDVRKVMRREKNRIAAQKSRLRQTQKADSLHLESENLEKENAALRKEVKRLGDEVKYLSSVLSNHEPLCTNLNSPSSDLLYGAHHSSFPQHIVQHYQI from the exons ATGGCACAGGGCTCTGACAGCAATGACACAAGTTACACCAAGTCCCCATCACCGGGCAACACACAG GGAGCACAAGACGATGTGAGGAAAGTGatgaggagagagaaaaaccgCATTGCTGCACAGAAGAGTCGGCTCCGACAAACCCAAAAAGCTGACAGCCTGCACTTG GAGAGTGAGAACCTGGAGAAGGAGAACGCTGCTTTGAGGAAAGAGGTCAAGCGGTTGGGAGATGAAGTGAAGTACCTTTCCTCTGTCCTGAGCAACCACGAGCCTCTGTGCACCAACTTGAACTCCCCCTCGTCCGACCTGCTCTATGGTGCCCACCACAGCAGCTTTCCTCAGCACATTGTGCAACACTACCAGATCTGA